tcacagttaGGATTGTTATAGCATAATTGTATAGCTCTGTATGTTCAAAAAGTAAAGACTAAGTCTAAAAATGAAACCTAGAGCTGTGAATATAAAAGAGAAACAATGTTAAAGTGCTCTTTTATTTATACTGCTCTTAAACCTCCCCTGTCTGCCTCTGAAAACAGAGCCATGCCGAGTACCGCTGAATAACAATGAGAGGCATTTTCACTGAGCTGAGGGGAACATGTGCATTTACCATGAAGAAGTGCGATATGAACCTTCAGCTCACTTTTCAGTGTTCGTTATTGTTGAGAGTTACCCTCGTTGTCAGAGGAATATAGCATTTTAATGAGGCCTCTGGGCAGAAACATTTCAGCAGcactttttgaaggtaaaaGCAATAGACTGAAGCTAAAATGAATGTTAGCACTAACACTGGAGTTCATAAATATCAGAGCGGTTCTCAGAGAATTTGCAGTCTCAGACGGTAGTACAGCCAAAGTCCAAATAAGTAGCTCAGATAAGATGAGAACTGCTGAAATTTATAGCTGAAACTCAGGGTAGTTTCACCATTGTCAAGAATTGATCTAAAGATCCATTTATGCATCTCTGCTGTACTGTAGGGAAAACTGACCATATAAAAAGATTTTTGTGGTGTGCTAaagcgtaaactaaccgtgacgttaACCCGTtagtttcaacgccgagaaaatgaagcccggattttgctacttcctggtcgccgttttggattttttggagccagtgacgtaaaaagcgtcatcaaacagactggaccggagagcaactcggggcaggattggctgaagactcttatcccgcccacattttactgcagaggcttctgttgctgtctatcaagtatagccacgccccctggctccgccaactttaacgatttatttaaaattcagtattgatttattttaagatcggccacctgatctctcattttgaccatgaaaactaacgggaaaaaaatcctgagctgtagaaaatcagtctatcaaattttattttttccaaaaatgaattggggtctatggagaaaaagctttttggagccaaccctagcggacggcgtgatattgcaagtttttgacacttccgggttggcttcaattctggagccagatgctacgtccactatatatacagtctatgggtgtgctcagtaaatattttttaacacgATTGCCTAAGGGTGgcttactgattttttttttggttcagcCATTGTTTTCATCCACAGAGCATCTCTAAACTGGAAAAATAGTAGTGAAATTGAATATTGACATTCATGGTCCCAAGTGAACAATTCCTAATGATTTAGGTGACCCCTGACCTTGTTCTCACCTTTGTTTGGTACATTGAGAATCAGACTAAGTGTCTGAACTTTCTTGACATTTTAGATGGATATTTGCCATTATCATTTAATAACATTCTTAGTTGTACATAAATGTCATCAACTATTGAAACTAGATAACTAAAAGTCATGTCATCTAGGAATAATAGGCACCCCCTGAAGAGGTTTTAGCCAACGGCAAAGGAAAATCACCAGCGGCAAAATGATAAGAATCAAGAACCGAAAAAAAATACCCATCGGTTGATTAGTGGTTTTATTTACTCAAGCAtaacagagattttttttttaattaaatagtgagaaattactgaaaaatgaccaaatttctGTCAAAGGAAATTTGTTTTTGACTGTACATGGACTGATTCCTTCCCTGCAAAGGCCCCCCTGAACCAGGAAAAACCCTGCATGTTGCCATCAGCTTTGCTATTCATCATGCTCTCTGAGGAAAGCACGTAAATTTGGTGATTTAGTAACATGTTGTGTCACGTCATGCAGCTGAGGCTAGAATGATGTGGTGTATTAGCAGCTAACAGCATATTGGGCTTTTTAACTGTTATTGTTTGAAACAGGTTTGGTTAAACTTCCTGTAGTTTCTTTACATATTACATGACCTGCTTCACTGGCCTCTCATTCTAGAAAACATtcagacaaaacacagcagTCTGTGGTTCATTTATGCACACTGTGTGTTTTGATATTATAAGGAAGCCATGCCCAGGAAAATGTCTGTTCTGAGATGCCAGTGCATGTTTAACTTATCAGAGCGTTCCCTTTTCCTGTCAGAGGCACGAGCTGCCCACATATCAAAATATTCATTAACTTCTCTGAGTGAGTCTTGGTATCGTTAAGAGAGGGTAAACAAAGTTCCAAAGTTGTTCTATTTACATAAACCCAAGCCAATTCTGAAGTAAGAATTTGATGAAATGGTGGGATTATTCCAAGTCTAAAACAAATGAGCATTTTGTCAATGAAAAATCTATTCCTATCCTACAGTATTCTAATTTCAATAAAGCAAGTGTTCACTGGAATGACCTAACAGACTCTGAGTTAGTTCCGTTAATACACGGCATCAGGATCAGACGATGCTTATGATTTTCTAGCCTGTCTGAGAACTGTTTCTCACACCTTTTATTAGTTTACTGTTTTTTGAAAAGGTGTGAAGACCTCAATGACAGCGTCCACTCCAGACTGAGGCAGCACTTGTATGAATTAGAGATGTGGCTAAATAATTCAGGCGGTGACACAGGGGGACTGATGGTAAATGCTTCCACGCGGAAGACTCCGAGAACCAACAGAGTAACCTTCCCCTGGGCCCATGCGAAATTCATTACACTGGCCAGTGCACATGGACAAACCCAAGCTAATTCCACACAGGTAGCTAATGCAAATGtccagtctatcccagctggaAAGTTAAGCCTTCATTTACATATGTGAAGAACATAAACTACTCGTAGGAAACTTCTAAAGAAGAGTAACTGAAGTCAAAACGTGACAGGTTTGATCGTGATTCAAACAGAGAAATGAGTAGTGTTATTATAGAGTGTTGTCACCTCATGAATCATCCGAAGACTTCATCTATCACCGAGCTGGGAAACATCCACTATCTGTGCTGTACATGTGCTTCACATTAATACCCACGTTAGAGCCACAACATGAAAGGCAAAGTACAGCAAATGTGAAATAATTATATGTTTCTGGGACGAGATCAAACGAGTAAGACAGAGAAAGACTTCAGatctggttttgttttctgcatgtCCTGGTTTCCACTAATGTGATTTATTCCACCCTCAGCTTCACAAGCACATTACCATATATTACCTCGGGGAAGGAGGCTTGGGCTGCAAATGGAATAAAGCTCAGGAAATAAGTGTTGTGatactgaaaatatttaaacaatatTGTAAATCCCTCGCACCCTGCTGTgactaaaatgtttttacattaaAGCAGGCAGGCTTAACCCTGAATATCCACTGATCTAGATTAAGAGATGTTAGCTGCTTATCACCACATTTACTCCTGAGAACTTTCAGTTCAGCCAGCCAGATGGATGTGCATGCTTGCTCACATTCTGCAGCATTAGTATATGCCATATGCAAAGGGCAGTGTAAGGGGATGCCAGGCAGAGATGTGGCTCTATGCCACATACAGCGGAGGGTCTCTGTGTGGTTCAAGAATTAAATGAGAAACACTTTGTCTCTGCCTTCTCCGGCATGAAACGGAGGCGGTGTTGTCATCTGATCTGCATCGTCATTAGGAAGCTCATGCTCCTTAGCAGACACCCCTAATTCCACTCTGCCATGATGCCTCGTGTGGGCGATGAGACATCTGTTGCCATGGTTTCCCCTCAGAGAATGCCAAGCAAATCAATATGGAGTCTCTGACATAATTGGATTGTATCCCACGGTACAGGAGTGGAGTTATGAgagttgtgttgttattgtgtgtgtaaGCTGACTGATGTCTCACTATAATCCCCAGTAATATTAAAATGTAGCCGTCTATAGAAACATTAATCACACCATGGAATAATGTATACATATTTCAATGCTTTAACTATTCTAATACCATAACATGTGACCCATGTTAATGTAAAGCCTGTATCTTAAAGCATAAAAATATCTTTCCCTGCTTTATGTTAATTCATCATTAGTCCTCTAATGCATCGGGTTATCTGTGTAGTTTCTATCATGCTTAGTAAGTGAGtgactgtgtgagtgtgtttacaAACTAACAGGACACAGGCACTAAAAGGAGGACGTGATGTCCTGGATGCCACCATTATAGCAGGACAtacaaagcagattttttttagtacatttaaaaataataatatccTCTCTCCTGCTGTCCTTAGcttctattattattacattttctgacatttctgttaTAATTTATCACCAAGTCACAGTAGAAATTCTTGCGGTGCTCTGATTCTGTTCCTCCTCAGAATTGTTTGCTTTAATTGTTGCTGATACTAGAATCTAACACTGTGTACAGCTATCATCTAAATGCCTAAATTGTTAATGCAGCCATGTGGCAGCCATATGCTTAAAGTGATGGAGGTGTTTTATTAAGGCTGCATCATGCTTACAAATGCTTCCTTGTGACTTCACTCAGACACCATCacatatctgcaaaataatcaCATCACCATAGTAGAACACCCCACAGCTGACACTGCAGTCAGGTTGATGACACATGACGAATCCTGTGCCAAAAAAACTGCAGCCATGAAGCACAGCTTCTCGCCTCCCGCCCACTCCCCTTATTTAGGTAGCTATAAATGATGGATAGCCCACTGCAACCACCTATGAGCAGTTTAGTGCCTCCCTCACCTCCTGTTCAGGCAGCAGTGTAcatctgagtgtgtgtctgtgtgagccAGCCCTCTCCTACCTCACAGTCAAACAGCAGGTGCAGCTGCCCGTCGATCCACTCCTCGATATCCAGCCTCCTCTGCAGGTCCTTGCGGTTGTATTTGACTGTCAGCTTGCCCAGCTTTCGGTGCGACGGCTCCTCTGTTTTGTCCGTTGCCTGGAACATCACCCTGGCCTGGGTGCTGGGCTCTGACGCCATGGCTGCCACGGCCTCAGGAGAACCGTGGAAACACACTGAGCTgcctcacacgcacacactcacacacacacacagtaagacCCACCAGCTCTGACACGCTCGTCCTGCACACACCAACTCCCCTGCTCTGCCTCTATCTGTGATTCTGCTTTTCCAGTGGGCTGCTGTTCCCACGCGTATCTCCTGTTATCTTGTTGAGTGTTCGTGCTCTCCCTCTCTTTAATGCTGGCTCTGGTTCCTGCctgtcctctccctctctctctctctctaaagcTCACTGTCTTGCTCgccttccctcctcctcttgcAACACCCACTGGCTGCACTATCAGGAGGATGGTAATGAGATATGGCtccgtatgtgtgtgtgcatgcgtctgtatatgtgtgtgtgtgcgcgcgcgtgcacTTCACagggtgtgtgtttttgctttttgctctCTTCCCCTGTCTTATAGCAGGTGGGGGAGCATAGGTCAACTACAGCAATAAAAAGAGTGGAGAAAGCCATCAACTTATAATTATTACTTTGGCTGCCAACATTCCATCTGACATCAcaaaattgataaaaaaaaacacatttacacttttgttttttcctccctctcatTACTTTCTTCATAAATATAGACAAACCAACACACCACCATAGTTTTCTTCTCATTCCACCCAGTAAAAGTATTCATTTGCTCAAAAAGTCAAAAGTGTTTGAGACACTAAGGGCTCTTGTGTTCACAAACACGTCTAACAATAGTTGGGTCCCCCTGACAGGTGAGCCAGGGTTCCTCTACTGTGATAGTTGCTTTGTCCTTTATAACAGGCATTATCAGGTGTACGATTAATAAGCCTTGAAGTCCAATTGGCATCCTCAGTTACGCAACCGTAAATAATTAATGAACAGGAGAGaagtatttattgttgtttggaAGTCAAATGTCAGATAAAAGTGCTGAAACCGTGAGTGTTTGCGAAGTCGAATATCAACAGCAGCACATATCCCGAAGGTCAAAAATTCATGGTAGTAGCTGCCTGTGCCAAATTATTACAGGTGAGACAACAGAGACAACAGGCTGCAGAGTTTCCACAGATCCTATTACGATATGAATAATGgggttcagttttttgttttggcagGGACTATCCATCAGGCAGAGCTGTGCGTGTTCACCCACTGATGCACCGTCTGTTACAAACACTGAATTATTGAGGGCCGCTTGCAGCTCACCTTTCCAGGCACACAAATTCATTCATCCCATCTTATGCTGCTTGGTTCTGCACCATCggctggttaaaaaaaaaaataaagggagGTGGACTGGAGACCTGTGCTAGGCCTTCTCACCTCAGACCTGGCCAGGTAACTCTTTCTAGggagaataaaaaagaaaacagaggcaGGAAATGAGCTTGACTGTGAAGACATCAGCTCTCACTGTGAAAAAGCTGTAgagttgctacctttgtttttttccaaataaacaGTTATCCTCTGAGTAAATATGGATGTAATGACTCAGTATAAAACTCTGAACCTTCCTCATCATCTACATGCCATAATTTGACTGACTGCTTCCTGCTTGCTTCCCGACAGTTGTTGACAGATACATGTGTGGCTTTATGACTCATCACATACCGACTGTAATTTATGACTCAGAGCGTATGTCTAAGTTTCGGTGTcaattaagaaaagaaaatttgGGTACCTGTGAATTTTTAGGACGATGCGTGTTAATGATCACACAGTACATAAGGAAGAATGAGTCAAAAAAGCACAATacttacagaaataaaaaggaaCTGTTCACCACCAGCTGTGTACTCACCTGTTGGTGGGATCATACTGCCACCTTCTGGACAAATATATGTACACCTGAAAAACTGAGAGCGCTGACATCTGtcaaaatatatgaaaatatatGAGAAATGTTATTTTAGCGTCATACCTGTTAGCAACGTTCAATTTTTATGTTACTAAAACGTCATGTATACTTAAATCGATTAAAAgggattctgtttttttccttattaTATGCCTCtatttggttatttttacaTCTATTACCACGTTTTTATGTCATCATCTTGCAACAGACAGCATTTTGTGCTCTTTTCGTGAAACACACTATAAAAATAAACCTAttaccattatttttaaaacacaaggaaaaaaaacttagtGTTTAATGTTATAATCAGATAGTGGCCACAAATACATGTCaaaaatggtaaagaaatggttaaatcaggctagaattatCATTTTAGACTGGCCTCCCCTAAAGTATTGACTTAAACCTGATCAAAAACCCGTTTGACTGTAATGAAGACACAAATCTGTGTCAGGAAAGCCAAATAATTTAGTTTAACTGTACTAATTCTGTGTAAAGGGGTGATAAGACATACAACAAAAAActtgccagaagcttgtggatggctacCAAAAATACCTGTTTGAGGAGATAATCGCCAAGGGACGCTTAACCAGATATTACtcttgctgtatgtatatttttgacccactatattttgtcatatttccagaataTCTATGTTAAATCTATGAAACAATCAAAatgcattgttgttgttttttgtgtgacaTAGACACACGGGTTTGAATGATCCCATCAAAGAAAATTCTCATCATCATAGAATagttataggagtcattggacACTGGAGGCTGAAATTACaaacatggtctttacaagtgtgtgTAAGCTTTTGTTCACGACTGTACAGCAATGGTggaaccagaaaatgttcatagGAACCTGAGACCACTTACACTGGGGTGGcataatgttttgtttagttttttggttgttatttttttagcttttgttgTAGGGCATTGTCACACTGTGTCCATCCTGCCtttagtttctttcttttggctGCAGGTTCTGGGTCAGTTTTGCATTGGTTAGCAGTTTGTACCACTTGTTTCCGGAGCTCTTAAGAGTAGGTTTCATTCACACAGTCTTGTAGAAAATCCTTTCCTAAATTACTTCACACAATGTTTAATACCTTTGTTTGTGCGTGCTTATCCATTAAGGTGACGgtgcagttcagacttgtgcaACGTTGAAAGTGACACAGTAACATGACTGGGTTTGACCTAGTAAGACTGGCGGCACGACTTCTACAGAAAATTGGCCAGAGTGCTCATTCAGACATAAATTAGACACAGAACAGGGTACATGTCTAGAAGAGGCATACAAGTTTGTAAAAGAGCTTTAAGAAATCTACAGCTGGACCTAGATCTCACACACTGACTAATAAAAGCATGATGAATatcattcaaatgtttggggtcacccaggcaaaactcatacttttattcatgtgctaacatatttgcacatgagttttctaatcatcagttagtctttcaaaaacattagctaacacaatgtagcatttgaacacaggagtgatggttgctggaaattttcctctgtatgtagatattccattaaaaatcagccatttccagctagaatagtcatttaccacattagcaatgtctagactgtatttctgattaatttaatgttgtcttcattgaaaaaaatgctgttctttcaaaaataaggatgtttctaagtaaccccaaacttttgaacagtcgtatatacatataaaaactCATGCATTTTACACTGTCTACACCCTTTTCAAGACATTAATTGAAAATCTGTGAACTGCAACGAAATCAGTGTAAACATTTTGTGGTTGGtcaaagttttgttttggttgagTGTAGGTTTTGATGTTATTAAAATGCATCTGTATGGGGACAATAGCATTAGAAAGAGGTTAGGTtctgctgaaaaaacaaaaagttctggcagaaaaataataattagagGATGCCCAATTCAATAAGTTTGTGCAGAGCCTTCATCTAGGCTTCACTATTGACTTTGTAGGGTGGACAGGCTTTATTCTCCTCTTAGCTCCACCCCTGATGCATATAGGCTATTGAAATAATAAAACTCTGCAACTGGTAATGATATCATTAATTATAGAAGAAGCTCCTAAAATAATAATTCACAATTCAATAAGAAACATAAATCAGTGTGTTAAGCTGCATAATTAAAGTGCACAGTAGGCTACTACACTAACAATGATGCCTTAGTCTAAACTCTTGTGTTTGGGGCCTCGACTGCAGGGAGTGGCATCAGGAGTGGAATTTCACTTCCTGGATCTCTCAGGTGAGTCACCTGCGAAATGTCGTCGATCGCGGAGGTGTTTGTCAAGATCAAGCAGGTTAATCTCTTGTGAGAGTTCCAGAGTTGTGAAGTATCGGATCAGCCTGAGGAGCTCCGAGGCAGCAGGTCAATAAAAGCAGTGGGCAGCTACGAGTCTCTTCGCTGAGAGGTGAGAATGAACCGGGTgttgtttttgctccttttgCGGCCTAATCACTGCTTGAAAACGTTTCTTTAGTTTAAACAGTAATTATCTATTTtcactttctgctgctttcactgTCTTTACAGGTGAATTTAGGATTTTATTCGTGGGGAAACCCTCCCAGGACTTTAAAAATGAACGCGTTCATTAAAGGACAGTCGCTCCTTCTCCTTGTTTGTCTTCTGCGCTCCGCGGCGCCTCAGGACTTCGGTGAAAACTGTTTAACCAAATTCAAGAAAGGTCGGGACGATTTTGTGCTCGACGCCGATGAATCTGTGAAAGACGGAGCTACTTTTCTGTCGTCGCCCATATTGGACCGAGAAAGGGACTGTGTAACAGCCTGCTGCAAGGACCAGAGGTGCAATGTCGCCTTCATGGAGAAAGGAGAAGAGGACGGCTCGGTCCAGTCCTGCTTTCTGTTTGACTGTCTGTACAAGAAGAAATACGCCTGTCGCTTTGTCAGGAAGAAAGGATACACCAGCCAAATCCTGGAGTCTGTCTATGAGAGTTACCTGAATGTGGATGCAGCCCCAGGTAGGAAGAAAACTGATCAAAGCCCGACACACTTTAAACTGCTCATCAGTTTATCATGAGGGAATCCTAATCTACAGGATAAGTGCAGTTAGTCATGCCCATGAAAGATGAAAGTGGAGATGTGACATAGTTTGCATTAT
This is a stretch of genomic DNA from Acanthochromis polyacanthus isolate Apoly-LR-REF ecotype Palm Island chromosome 1, KAUST_Apoly_ChrSc, whole genome shotgun sequence. It encodes these proteins:
- the ppp1r14d gene encoding protein phosphatase 1 regulatory subunit 14B; protein product: MASEPSTQARVMFQATDKTEEPSHRKLGKLTVKYNRKDLQRRLDIEEWIDGQLHLLFDCEEEEIPELEIDIDELLELSDEGQRTRLLELLQECGKPKEDFINGLLYRIKGLRKMSGPLKK